Proteins encoded within one genomic window of Aurantiacibacter spongiae:
- a CDS encoding acid phosphatase: MTAMKRMMVGFALAATACAGATGMAQVAGAQDAPPAAERPVYDLGPPYLGGQPIPGTEALVPPPPEQGSARQRQDAEANARALTLADTPRRALALEDASLAPGWFDAAFSCAAGVSLTDANTPAIARLVRRAAADFAISTSAVKARYSRPRPFVANGAPTCTPRDEAALAQNGSYPSGHSALGWGTGLVLASVFPDRASELVARGRAFGDSRAICNLHWQSDVEEARVIASATLARLSSDPQFIADLAAAQAEARELATAARPGAGQCRQLADALQAG; this comes from the coding sequence ATGACAGCGATGAAACGGATGATGGTAGGGTTCGCCCTGGCGGCGACGGCCTGTGCGGGGGCGACGGGCATGGCGCAGGTGGCGGGCGCGCAGGACGCTCCGCCCGCGGCCGAGCGGCCGGTTTACGATCTTGGCCCGCCCTATCTGGGCGGACAGCCCATCCCCGGAACCGAGGCGCTCGTGCCCCCGCCGCCGGAACAGGGATCGGCCCGCCAGCGCCAGGATGCCGAGGCGAATGCCCGCGCGCTGACGCTCGCCGACACGCCGCGACGCGCGCTGGCGCTGGAGGATGCGAGCCTTGCGCCCGGCTGGTTCGACGCGGCCTTTTCCTGCGCCGCCGGGGTCAGCCTGACCGATGCGAACACGCCCGCCATCGCGCGGTTGGTACGCCGCGCGGCGGCCGACTTCGCGATCTCGACGAGCGCGGTGAAGGCCCGCTATTCGCGCCCGCGCCCGTTCGTCGCCAATGGCGCGCCGACCTGCACGCCGCGGGACGAGGCGGCGCTGGCGCAGAATGGTTCCTACCCGTCGGGCCACTCGGCACTGGGATGGGGCACCGGGCTGGTTCTGGCGAGCGTCTTTCCCGACCGCGCGAGCGAGCTGGTGGCGCGGGGGCGTGCGTTCGGCGATAGCCGGGCGATCTGCAACCTGCACTGGCAAAGCGATGTCGAGGAAGCCCGCGTCATCGCCTCGGCAACGCTGGCCCGGCTTTCGTCGGACCCGCAATTCATCGCCGACCTCGCCGCCGCGCAGGCCGAGGCGCGGGAACTGGCCACCGCCGCCCGGCCCGGTGCGGGCCAGTGCCGGCAGCTGGCCGACGCCCTGCAAGCCGGCTAG
- a CDS encoding TraR/DksA family transcriptional regulator: protein MTPAQARTALVARLAELDALDASGEEAGKPVELQQDSVGRLSRMDAMQQQAMAQAEQRRRRAERVRIGQALERMEEGEWGWCVTCGEAIAAGRLASDPARATCVTCAQGG, encoded by the coding sequence ATGACGCCAGCCCAAGCCCGCACCGCCCTTGTCGCCCGTCTCGCCGAACTCGACGCGCTCGATGCCTCGGGCGAGGAGGCCGGCAAGCCGGTCGAATTGCAGCAGGACAGCGTCGGGCGACTGTCGCGCATGGACGCCATGCAGCAACAGGCGATGGCGCAGGCCGAACAGCGTCGCCGGCGGGCCGAGCGGGTTCGCATCGGTCAGGCGTTGGAGCGCATGGAGGAGGGCGAGTGGGGCTGGTGCGTGACCTGCGGAGAGGCGATCGCGGCGGGCCGGCTGGCGAGCGATCCGGCACGGGCGACCTGCGTGACCTGCGCGCAGGGCGGATGA
- a CDS encoding glutamate synthase subunit beta has translation MGKETGFLEIERQDRSYAAPEERLAHYREFAIPHTEDQLQLQAARCMNCGIPFCHTGCPVNNIIPDWNHLVYEGDWRDALEVLHSTNNFPEFTGRVCPAPCEASCTLNITDQPVTIKSIECAIVDRGWKEGWITPQVPKERTGRRVAVVGSGPAGLACAQQLARAGHSVTLFEKNDRVGGLLRYGIPDFKMEKSLVNRRAVQMEAEGVTFRTSTEVGVDISMKSLKENFDAIVLAGGAEEARGLDIPGAELPGVRQAMEFLAQQNKRNAGDDETRAAPRGTLTATDKRVIVIGGGDTGSDCVGTSNRQGARSVTQIEIMPQPPAREDKLLTWPDWPMKLRTSSSHEEGVERDWSVLTKRVVGEDGKVTGLECTRLEWEGREMKEVPGSEFTIPADLILLAMGFLGPRKTGLIDQSGVSLTDRGNVAADTASYRSSEDGIWACGDMRRGQSLVVWAIREGRQCAAAVDEALMGTTQLPR, from the coding sequence ATGGGCAAGGAAACCGGATTTCTCGAGATCGAGCGGCAGGACCGCTCCTATGCCGCGCCCGAGGAACGGCTCGCGCATTATCGCGAATTCGCCATCCCGCATACCGAGGACCAGCTGCAATTGCAGGCGGCGCGCTGCATGAATTGCGGCATCCCGTTCTGCCATACCGGCTGCCCGGTCAACAACATCATCCCCGACTGGAACCACCTCGTTTACGAAGGCGACTGGCGCGATGCGCTGGAGGTGCTCCATTCCACCAACAACTTCCCCGAATTCACCGGGCGCGTGTGCCCCGCCCCGTGCGAGGCGAGCTGCACGCTCAACATCACCGACCAGCCGGTGACGATCAAGAGCATCGAATGCGCCATCGTCGATCGCGGGTGGAAGGAAGGCTGGATCACCCCTCAGGTGCCGAAGGAGCGCACCGGGCGGCGGGTGGCGGTGGTCGGTTCCGGCCCCGCGGGCCTCGCCTGCGCGCAGCAACTGGCGCGCGCCGGCCATTCGGTCACGCTGTTCGAGAAGAACGACAGGGTCGGTGGCCTGCTGCGCTACGGCATTCCCGACTTCAAGATGGAAAAGTCGCTCGTCAACCGGCGGGCGGTGCAGATGGAGGCCGAGGGCGTGACCTTCCGCACCAGCACGGAGGTGGGCGTCGACATCTCGATGAAGTCGCTCAAGGAGAACTTCGACGCCATCGTGCTCGCCGGCGGGGCCGAGGAAGCGCGCGGGCTGGACATTCCCGGTGCCGAACTGCCCGGGGTGCGGCAGGCGATGGAATTCCTCGCCCAGCAGAACAAGCGCAACGCCGGCGACGACGAGACGCGCGCCGCCCCGCGCGGCACGCTGACGGCCACGGACAAGCGCGTGATCGTGATCGGCGGCGGCGATACCGGCTCGGACTGCGTGGGCACCTCCAACCGCCAGGGCGCGCGCTCGGTCACGCAGATCGAGATCATGCCGCAGCCGCCGGCCCGGGAAGACAAGCTGCTGACCTGGCCCGACTGGCCGATGAAGCTCAGAACCTCCTCCAGCCACGAGGAAGGGGTGGAGCGCGACTGGTCCGTCCTGACCAAGCGCGTGGTGGGGGAAGACGGCAAGGTCACCGGCCTCGAATGCACGCGCCTGGAATGGGAAGGGCGCGAGATGAAGGAGGTGCCGGGCAGCGAGTTCACCATCCCCGCCGATCTCATCCTGCTGGCCATGGGCTTTCTCGGCCCGCGCAAGACCGGCCTCATCGACCAGTCGGGCGTCAGCCTGACCGATCGCGGAAACGTCGCCGCCGACACCGCCTCCTACCGCTCCAGCGAGGACGGCATATGGGCATGCGGCGACATGCGGCGCGGCCAGAGCCTCGTCGTCTGGGCGATCCGCGAGGGGCGGCAATGCGCCGCCGCGGTGGACGAGGCGCTCATGGGCACGACGCAGCTGCCCCGTTAA
- a CDS encoding TIGR04063 family PEP-CTERM/XrtA system glycosyltransferase, which translates to MTRILHVLDHSLPMHSGYTFRTRAIMRAQAASGLDVRGLTGLRHTEAGPAIQTVDGLTFHRTPGTAHGPAGLREWREIDALADAIGALAQEWRPDILHAHSPALGGLAAIRAGRRLGIPVVYEIRAFWEDAAVGNLQGREGSLRYRLTRQLETLAVGGAGAVVTICRGLKDDLIARGIAPGKIAIMPNGVDLTTFGDPKPRDAQLARELDMGDGPVIGFIGSFYDYEGLDDLIAAMPRLLARHCDARLLLVGGGPMDKALRAQAEASPAAHAIRFTGRVPHTEVERYYALADIMAYPRKASRLTELVTPLKPLEAMAQMKLVAASDVGGHRELVTHGDTGTLFAPDDPAACADVLADLVDRRGEWNALRERARDHVRAAHDWHDNVQRYQVVYHRLLGTQRNGRMTDAA; encoded by the coding sequence ATGACCCGGATCCTGCACGTCCTCGACCACTCGCTGCCGATGCACAGCGGCTACACCTTCCGTACCCGCGCGATCATGCGCGCCCAGGCGGCGAGCGGGCTTGACGTGCGCGGGCTGACGGGCCTGCGTCATACCGAGGCCGGTCCCGCGATCCAGACGGTCGACGGCCTTACCTTCCACCGCACGCCCGGAACCGCGCACGGGCCGGCGGGCTTGCGCGAATGGCGGGAGATCGACGCGCTTGCCGATGCGATCGGCGCGCTCGCGCAGGAGTGGCGGCCCGATATCCTGCACGCCCACAGCCCCGCGCTGGGGGGACTCGCCGCGATCCGCGCCGGCCGGCGGCTGGGCATTCCGGTGGTCTACGAGATCCGCGCCTTCTGGGAAGATGCCGCCGTCGGCAATCTGCAGGGGCGCGAGGGCTCGCTCAGATACCGCCTGACCCGGCAGCTGGAAACGCTGGCGGTCGGCGGGGCCGGCGCGGTCGTGACGATCTGCCGGGGATTGAAGGACGATCTGATCGCGCGCGGCATCGCGCCCGGCAAGATCGCGATCATGCCCAACGGCGTCGACCTGACGACCTTCGGCGATCCGAAACCGCGCGATGCGCAGTTGGCGCGGGAACTGGACATGGGCGACGGGCCGGTGATCGGCTTCATCGGCAGCTTCTACGATTACGAAGGGCTGGACGATCTCATAGCCGCCATGCCGCGCCTGCTGGCCCGGCACTGCGACGCGCGTCTGCTGCTGGTCGGGGGCGGCCCGATGGACAAGGCCCTGCGCGCGCAGGCCGAGGCCAGCCCCGCCGCCCACGCGATCCGTTTTACCGGGCGCGTGCCCCATACCGAGGTAGAGCGCTATTACGCGCTCGCCGACATCATGGCCTATCCGCGCAAGGCCAGCCGGCTGACCGAACTCGTCACGCCGCTCAAGCCGCTGGAGGCGATGGCGCAGATGAAGCTCGTGGCGGCGAGCGATGTGGGCGGGCACCGCGAACTCGTCACCCACGGCGATACCGGCACGCTGTTCGCGCCCGACGATCCGGCGGCCTGCGCCGACGTGCTGGCGGACCTCGTCGATCGTCGCGGCGAGTGGAACGCGCTGCGCGAACGCGCCCGCGACCATGTCCGCGCCGCGCATGACTGGCACGATAATGTCCAGCGTTATCAGGTCGTTTACCACCGCCTGCTAGGCACCCAGCGCAATGGCCGCATGACCGACGCCGCCTGA
- a CDS encoding putative O-glycosylation ligase, exosortase A system-associated — protein MVDLVLLAFIGAIAAMGLKRPFLWVLLYIYVDIVAPQKIGWGVITSISLSLLVFVAAFLGYLVLDDKKGSRFAWRQGLIAALLAWCAITTLGADFPDSAWAKWDWVWKSLVFAAFLPLTLRTRLRLEAAALVMVLSAASIIIPAGIKTLLGGGGYGQLASLVTDNSGLYEGSTLSTVAIAMIPLIVWVARHSTIFPKSVWTRAFAAALIFAALLVPIGTQTRTGLLCIAVLAMVMLRQVRHRFLYAGGAALALAAALPFLPASYTERMSTIADHEADQSASTRVAVWMWTMDYVQRNPLGGGFDAFLGNSFTYDTRTTVDEGGSRAVEYSEVTEQGRAFHSAYFEVLGEQGFPGILIWLALQLTGLWQMETLRRRFAGSGNPDDLRWRALATALQHGQLVYLVGAMFIGVAYQPFMFMLLGLQIALWSLMRGRLRAAGAARAKPWLASRRGRAGEGAPA, from the coding sequence ATGGTTGATCTCGTCCTTCTCGCCTTCATCGGCGCCATCGCGGCGATGGGGCTGAAGCGCCCGTTCCTGTGGGTGCTGCTGTACATCTATGTCGATATCGTCGCGCCGCAGAAGATCGGCTGGGGGGTCATCACCTCGATCTCGCTGTCGCTGCTGGTCTTCGTGGCCGCCTTTCTCGGCTACCTCGTCCTCGACGACAAGAAGGGCAGCCGGTTCGCCTGGCGACAGGGGTTGATCGCCGCGTTGCTGGCGTGGTGCGCGATCACGACGCTGGGGGCGGACTTTCCCGATTCGGCATGGGCGAAATGGGACTGGGTGTGGAAGAGCCTGGTCTTCGCCGCCTTCCTTCCGCTGACGCTGCGCACCCGGCTGAGACTGGAGGCAGCGGCGCTGGTCATGGTTCTCAGCGCCGCCTCGATCATCATTCCGGCCGGCATCAAGACGCTGCTGGGAGGGGGCGGCTACGGCCAGCTCGCCTCGCTGGTGACGGACAATTCGGGGCTGTACGAAGGCAGCACGCTGTCGACCGTGGCGATCGCCATGATCCCCCTGATCGTCTGGGTCGCGCGCCATTCGACGATCTTTCCGAAAAGCGTCTGGACGCGCGCCTTCGCCGCGGCGCTGATCTTCGCCGCGCTGCTGGTGCCGATTGGCACGCAGACGCGCACCGGCCTGCTTTGCATCGCCGTCCTGGCGATGGTGATGCTGCGCCAGGTCCGCCACCGCTTCCTCTATGCGGGCGGCGCGGCGCTGGCGCTGGCGGCGGCGCTTCCGTTCCTGCCTGCATCCTATACCGAGCGCATGTCGACCATCGCCGATCACGAGGCCGACCAGTCCGCCTCGACCCGCGTGGCGGTGTGGATGTGGACGATGGATTACGTGCAGCGCAATCCGCTGGGCGGCGGGTTCGACGCCTTTCTCGGCAATTCGTTCACCTACGACACCCGCACCACGGTGGACGAGGGCGGTTCGAGAGCGGTAGAATACAGCGAGGTCACGGAGCAGGGCCGAGCCTTCCACTCCGCCTATTTCGAAGTGCTGGGAGAGCAGGGTTTTCCGGGCATCCTCATCTGGCTGGCGCTCCAGCTGACGGGACTGTGGCAGATGGAGACGCTGCGCCGCCGCTTCGCCGGATCGGGCAATCCGGACGACCTGCGCTGGCGGGCGCTGGCGACCGCGCTGCAGCACGGACAACTCGTCTATCTGGTCGGCGCGATGTTCATCGGGGTCGCCTATCAGCCGTTCATGTTCATGTTGCTGGGTCTGCAGATCGCGCTGTGGTCGCTGATGCGCGGGCGGCTGCGTGCAGCTGGCGCCGCGCGCGCGAAGCCGTGGCTCGCCAGCCGCCGGGGCCGCGCGGGGGAGGGCGCACCGGCGTGA
- the gltB gene encoding glutamate synthase large subunit, which produces MTELPPRQGLYDPVNEHDACGVGFVAHIKGAKSHAIVTQALEILANLDHRGAVGADPLLGDGAGILMQIPDRLYRKWADAHGLTLPQPGDYAVAMCFMPQDAEARSFITEQFEKFIDKEGQRLIGWRDVPTDPEGLGEAVLASMPVVRQCFIARGENCEDQDAFERKLIVIRKQTQNPLKELAARHHMPELEKLYMPSFSSRTVVYKGLLLATQVGSFYRDLRDPDCESALGLVHQRFSTNTFPSWRLAQPFRLIAHNGEINTVRGNVNWMNARRRTMESDLLGADLDKLWPIVPHGQSDTACLDNALELLLLGGYSLAHAMMMLIPEAWAKNAQMDPKRRAFYEYHAALMEPWDGPAAVAFTDGRQIAATLDRNGLRPARYCVTKDDIVCLASESGVLPFAEEDIVRKWRLQPGRMLLIDLEQGRIVEDEELKAELAGAQPYEEWLEQAQYKLRDIEAIETDQSAVQEAEISLLDRQQAFGYTQEDIARFLEPMAVKGDDPIGSMGTDTPIAVLSKRPRLLYDYFKQNFAQVTNPPIDPIREELVMSLLSMIGPRPNLLGRDAGTHRRLEISQPILTNRGMEKIRSVEASLDGAFRTATIDITWDAASGAEGLEMAIKEMCWAATEAVLQDRNILILSDRAQGPGRIPMPALLATSAVHHQLTRQGLRMQTGIVVETGEAREVHHFCVLAGYGAEAINPYLAFETIEAIRADKVPELAPEAAEKNYIKAIGKGILKVMSKMGISTYQSYCGAQIFDAVGLSSAFIDGYFPRTSTTIEGVGLAEVAAETVTRHAQAYGDNPIYRNMLDVGGIYQYRLRGEDHAWTPSNIAQLQHAVRKADREDGWDDYAQFAASINEQSERLLTIRGLMDLRMAEQPIPLDEVEPAEEIVKRFSTGAMSFGSISHEAHSTLAIAMNRIGGRSNTGEGGEEPARFKPMDNGDSMRSRIKQVASGRFGVTTEYLANSDDIQIKMAQGAKPGEGGQLPGHKVDKRIGAVRHATPGVGLISPPPHHDIYSIEDLAQLIHDLKNVNPTARISVKLVSEVGVGTVAAGVSKARADHVTISGYEGGTGASPLTSLTHAGSPWEIGLAETQQTLLLNDLRSRIAVQVDGGLRTGRDVAIGALLGADEFGFATAPLIAAGCIMMRKCHLNTCPVGVATQNPDLRKLFNGQPEHVINYFFYVAEELRQLMAEMGFRTVEEMIGRVDRIDMKRAIRHWKADGVDLSRLLHRPQVDGDVPLWNTMTQDHGLEGAMDNDLINAAADAIEDQAPVQLTRQIRNVHRAVGAMLSGRIALKYGHAGLPADTIRVSFTGTAGQSFAAWLVHGVTLELTGDANDYVGKGLSGGRVIVRQPAGVARDPVDNIIVGNTCLYGAIAGEAYFSGVAGERFAVRNSGAVAVVEGTGDHGCEYMTGGVVAVLGPTGRNFAAGMSGGIAYVYDPDGSFADRCNLAQVELQDIAEGPVEGEGRSTGEPRQRGTSVEDFGMGDPLYHDAARLKILLERHKLHTGSARAAALLADWDTARGAFVKVMPTDYARALRLLQAEREEAASVAAE; this is translated from the coding sequence TTGACCGAGTTACCCCCGCGCCAGGGCCTCTACGATCCGGTAAACGAACACGACGCCTGCGGCGTGGGCTTCGTCGCCCATATCAAGGGCGCGAAATCGCACGCGATCGTCACCCAGGCGCTGGAGATCCTGGCCAATCTCGACCATCGCGGCGCGGTGGGGGCCGATCCGCTGCTCGGCGACGGGGCGGGCATCCTCATGCAGATCCCCGACCGGCTGTATCGCAAGTGGGCCGACGCCCATGGGCTGACCCTGCCGCAGCCCGGCGATTACGCGGTGGCGATGTGCTTCATGCCTCAGGACGCGGAGGCGCGCAGCTTCATCACCGAGCAGTTCGAGAAGTTCATCGACAAGGAAGGTCAGCGCCTGATCGGCTGGCGCGACGTGCCGACCGATCCGGAGGGGCTGGGCGAGGCGGTGCTCGCCTCCATGCCGGTGGTGCGCCAGTGCTTCATCGCGCGCGGCGAGAACTGCGAGGATCAGGACGCGTTCGAGCGCAAGCTGATCGTGATCCGCAAGCAGACCCAGAACCCGCTGAAGGAACTGGCGGCCAGGCACCACATGCCGGAACTCGAAAAGCTCTACATGCCCAGCTTCTCCAGCCGCACCGTCGTCTACAAGGGCCTGCTGCTGGCGACGCAGGTGGGCAGTTTCTACCGCGACCTGCGCGACCCGGATTGCGAGAGCGCGCTGGGCCTCGTCCACCAGCGCTTTTCGACCAACACCTTCCCCAGCTGGCGGCTGGCGCAGCCCTTCCGGCTGATCGCCCACAATGGCGAGATCAACACCGTGCGCGGCAACGTCAACTGGATGAACGCGCGGCGCCGGACGATGGAATCGGATCTGCTGGGGGCCGATCTCGACAAGCTCTGGCCGATCGTCCCGCACGGCCAGTCCGACACCGCCTGCCTCGACAACGCGCTCGAACTGCTGCTGCTGGGCGGCTACAGCCTCGCCCATGCGATGATGATGCTGATCCCCGAGGCGTGGGCGAAGAACGCGCAGATGGACCCGAAGCGACGGGCCTTCTACGAATACCACGCCGCGCTGATGGAGCCGTGGGACGGCCCCGCCGCCGTCGCCTTTACCGACGGACGCCAGATCGCCGCGACGCTCGACCGCAATGGCCTGCGGCCCGCGCGCTACTGCGTGACGAAGGACGACATCGTCTGCCTCGCCTCGGAAAGCGGCGTGCTGCCGTTTGCGGAAGAGGATATCGTGCGCAAGTGGCGCCTGCAGCCGGGGCGGATGCTGCTGATCGATCTCGAACAGGGCCGCATCGTCGAGGACGAGGAACTGAAGGCGGAACTGGCCGGCGCGCAGCCCTACGAGGAATGGCTGGAACAGGCGCAGTACAAGCTGCGCGACATCGAGGCCATCGAGACCGATCAGTCGGCGGTGCAGGAGGCCGAGATCAGCCTGCTCGATCGCCAGCAGGCGTTCGGCTACACGCAGGAGGACATCGCCCGCTTCCTGGAACCGATGGCGGTCAAGGGAGATGATCCCATAGGCTCCATGGGCACCGACACGCCCATCGCCGTCCTCAGCAAGCGGCCGCGCCTGCTGTACGATTATTTCAAGCAGAACTTCGCCCAGGTCACCAACCCGCCGATCGACCCGATCCGCGAGGAACTGGTGATGAGCCTGCTGTCCATGATCGGCCCGCGCCCCAACCTGCTGGGGCGCGACGCCGGCACGCACCGACGGCTGGAGATCAGCCAGCCCATCCTCACCAATCGCGGCATGGAGAAGATCCGCAGCGTCGAGGCCAGCCTCGACGGGGCGTTCCGCACCGCCACCATCGACATCACCTGGGACGCCGCCAGCGGGGCCGAGGGGCTGGAGATGGCAATCAAGGAAATGTGCTGGGCCGCGACCGAGGCGGTGCTGCAGGACCGCAACATCCTGATCCTGTCAGACCGCGCGCAGGGGCCGGGGCGCATACCCATGCCCGCCCTGCTCGCCACCTCCGCGGTGCATCACCAGCTCACCCGGCAGGGCCTGCGGATGCAGACCGGCATCGTGGTGGAGACCGGCGAGGCGCGCGAGGTGCATCATTTCTGCGTGCTGGCGGGATACGGCGCGGAAGCGATCAACCCCTATCTCGCCTTCGAGACGATCGAGGCGATCCGCGCCGACAAGGTGCCCGAACTCGCGCCCGAGGCGGCCGAGAAGAACTATATCAAGGCGATCGGCAAGGGCATTCTCAAGGTCATGTCCAAGATGGGCATATCGACCTACCAGTCCTATTGCGGGGCGCAGATCTTCGACGCGGTAGGCCTGTCGAGCGCCTTCATCGACGGCTATTTCCCGCGCACGTCCACCACCATCGAAGGCGTGGGGCTTGCCGAAGTCGCGGCGGAAACCGTCACCCGCCATGCCCAGGCCTATGGCGACAATCCGATCTATCGCAACATGCTCGATGTCGGGGGCATCTACCAGTATCGCCTGCGCGGGGAAGACCACGCCTGGACGCCGTCCAACATCGCGCAGTTGCAGCACGCCGTGCGCAAGGCGGACCGGGAGGACGGGTGGGACGATTACGCCCAGTTCGCCGCCAGCATCAACGAACAGTCCGAACGCCTGCTGACCATCCGCGGGTTGATGGACCTGCGGATGGCCGAGCAGCCGATCCCGCTGGACGAGGTCGAGCCGGCGGAGGAGATCGTCAAGCGCTTCAGCACCGGCGCGATGAGCTTCGGCTCCATCAGTCACGAGGCGCATTCCACCCTCGCCATCGCCATGAACCGCATCGGCGGGCGCTCCAACACCGGGGAGGGCGGAGAGGAGCCGGCCCGGTTCAAGCCGATGGACAACGGCGATTCGATGCGCAGCCGGATCAAGCAGGTGGCTTCGGGCCGGTTCGGCGTGACGACCGAATACCTCGCCAATTCGGACGACATCCAGATCAAGATGGCGCAGGGCGCGAAGCCGGGCGAGGGCGGCCAGTTGCCCGGCCACAAGGTCGACAAGCGTATCGGCGCGGTGCGCCACGCGACGCCGGGCGTCGGCCTCATCAGCCCGCCCCCCCATCACGACATCTACTCGATCGAGGATCTGGCGCAGCTCATCCACGACCTCAAGAACGTCAATCCGACGGCGCGCATCTCGGTCAAGCTGGTATCGGAAGTGGGCGTGGGCACGGTCGCGGCGGGCGTTTCCAAGGCGCGCGCCGACCATGTGACCATCTCGGGCTACGAGGGGGGAACGGGCGCCTCGCCGCTCACCAGCCTCACTCATGCCGGCTCTCCGTGGGAAATCGGCCTCGCCGAAACGCAGCAGACGCTGTTGCTCAACGACCTCAGGAGCCGCATCGCTGTGCAGGTCGACGGCGGACTGCGCACCGGCCGCGACGTCGCCATCGGCGCGCTGCTCGGCGCGGACGAATTCGGCTTCGCCACCGCCCCGCTGATCGCGGCGGGCTGCATCATGATGCGCAAGTGCCATCTCAACACCTGCCCCGTCGGCGTGGCGACGCAGAACCCGGACCTGCGCAAGCTGTTCAACGGTCAGCCCGAACACGTCATCAACTACTTCTTCTACGTCGCCGAGGAATTGCGGCAGCTGATGGCGGAGATGGGCTTCCGCACGGTCGAGGAGATGATCGGCCGGGTGGACCGGATCGACATGAAGCGCGCCATCCGCCACTGGAAGGCCGATGGCGTCGACCTTTCCCGCCTGCTCCACCGCCCGCAGGTCGACGGCGACGTGCCGCTGTGGAACACGATGACGCAGGATCACGGTCTGGAAGGGGCGATGGACAACGACCTCATCAATGCCGCCGCCGACGCCATCGAGGACCAGGCGCCGGTGCAACTGACCCGGCAGATCCGCAACGTCCACCGTGCCGTGGGTGCCATGCTGTCGGGCAGGATCGCGCTGAAATACGGTCACGCCGGGCTTCCCGCCGACACCATCAGGGTGAGCTTCACCGGCACCGCAGGGCAGAGCTTCGCAGCCTGGCTCGTCCATGGCGTCACGCTGGAACTGACGGGCGATGCCAACGACTATGTCGGCAAGGGCCTGTCGGGCGGGCGCGTGATCGTGCGCCAGCCCGCAGGGGTAGCGCGCGACCCGGTGGACAACATCATCGTCGGCAATACCTGCCTCTACGGCGCCATCGCGGGCGAGGCGTATTTCTCGGGCGTGGCGGGCGAACGCTTCGCGGTACGCAATTCGGGCGCGGTGGCGGTGGTCGAGGGGACCGGCGATCACGGCTGCGAATACATGACCGGCGGCGTGGTCGCGGTCCTCGGCCCTACCGGGCGAAACTTCGCCGCCGGGATGAGCGGCGGCATCGCCTATGTCTACGATCCGGACGGCAGCTTCGCCGATCGCTGCAACCTGGCGCAGGTCGAGTTGCAGGATATCGCCGAAGGCCCGGTGGAGGGGGAGGGCCGCTCCACCGGAGAACCGCGTCAGCGCGGCACTTCGGTCGAGGATTTCGGCATGGGCGATCCGCTCTATCACGACGCCGCGCGGCTGAAGATCCTGCTCGAACGCCACAAGCTGCATACCGGATCGGCTCGCGCCGCCGCGCTGCTGGCCGACTGGGACACCGCGCGCGGTGCCTTCGTCAAGGTCATGCCGACCGATTACGCGCGCGCGCTCCGGCTGCTGCAAGCCGAGCGCGAGGAGGCCGCCAGCGTGGCGGCGGAATGA